Proteins co-encoded in one Acidobacteriota bacterium genomic window:
- a CDS encoding YcxB family protein, whose amino-acid sequence MSEHIVKVTYTEELIRSAARSYWRRGFGNAGLIALGLVGFWCLVMAWLRVDSWILSFFAGAWVICLVVVVVIYVGIRNRGLNIYRKMDNKTATFTFTETGIAIEADNGKSEIPWKTIDTVIQYPDQWLFSISSSYLTLPTASVTTETKEYILAHCPKTK is encoded by the coding sequence ATGAGTGAGCACATCGTCAAAGTCACGTATACCGAAGAGTTGATCCGTTCGGCGGCCAGGTCTTATTGGAGGCGGGGCTTCGGCAATGCTGGGCTGATCGCGCTTGGCTTGGTTGGTTTTTGGTGCCTTGTGATGGCGTGGCTTCGGGTAGATTCGTGGATACTTAGCTTCTTCGCAGGTGCGTGGGTCATCTGTCTAGTGGTCGTCGTCGTCATATATGTCGGCATCCGCAACCGAGGGTTAAATATCTATCGCAAGATGGACAATAAAACCGCGACGTTCACCTTCACCGAAACAGGCATCGCTATCGAAGCCGACAACGGCAAATCCGAAATTCCGTGGAAGACGATCGATACTGTGATCCAGTATCCCGATCAATGGCTCTTCAGCATCTCCAGCAGCTACCTCACCCTCCCAACCGCCTCTGTAACGACCGAAACCAAAGAGTACATCCTCGCCCACTGCCCCAAAACCAAATGA
- a CDS encoding type II toxin-antitoxin system VapC family toxin, which yields MKTRQTIVFDSWPMMAYLQGEPPVDRIIDILADANDRGDTLLMSVVNAGEVWYSIASRRGPEAADSAIAIIRSLGIELVDVDWETTQIAARFKAKGGISYADCFAAALCLRTASRSDRASCVLLTGDQEFKRVEDEITITWL from the coding sequence ATGAAAACTCGCCAAACCATCGTATTCGATTCGTGGCCGATGATGGCGTATCTTCAGGGCGAGCCGCCCGTTGACCGGATAATCGACATCCTCGCCGATGCTAATGATCGCGGCGATACCTTATTAATGTCTGTCGTCAATGCAGGCGAGGTCTGGTACTCCATCGCGTCGCGCCGTGGTCCCGAAGCGGCCGATAGTGCTATCGCGATCATCCGCAGCCTCGGTATCGAACTCGTCGACGTCGATTGGGAAACCACCCAGATCGCCGCCCGCTTCAAAGCCAAAGGCGGCATCTCCTACGCCGACTGCTTCGCCGCCGCCCTCTGTCTCAGAACCGCGAGCCGTAGCGACCGGGCATCCTGCGTCCTGCTCACAGGCGACCAAGAGTTCAAACGCGTCGAAGACGAGATCACCATCACCTGGCTCTAG
- a CDS encoding AbrB/MazE/SpoVT family DNA-binding domain-containing protein — protein METTSTTKGQVVIPSAVRRKLGIKAGTRFSVEVNEENTQIILTPITREYIKSMAGKFRDLPLIEDLERERRLDREREDRKFDNLLGR, from the coding sequence ATGGAAACAACATCTACGACCAAGGGCCAGGTGGTGATTCCCTCAGCCGTTCGTCGCAAGTTGGGCATCAAGGCTGGCACGCGGTTCAGCGTCGAAGTTAACGAAGAAAATACGCAGATCATCCTCACGCCTATCACACGCGAATACATCAAGAGCATGGCCGGAAAGTTCCGTGATCTGCCGCTTATTGAGGATCTGGAGCGAGAGCGTCGGTTGGATAGGGAGCGTGAGGACCGCAAGTTCGATAACCTGCTCGGAAGATGA
- a CDS encoding ATP-binding cassette domain-containing protein, with protein sequence MIGNRWRRGKSTLLNILGALDVPTAGKVFINNIDISDLDEDGLAHLRSEQIGFIFQSHYLLNEFTCLENALMPITIRHGEPNNEQTARVLELLHRVG encoded by the coding sequence TTGATAGGCAATCGGTGGCGTCGCGGTAAATCAACCCTGCTAAACATTCTGGGTGCTCTCGACGTTCCGACTGCCGGAAAGGTATTCATAAATAACATCGATATTTCGGATCTTGACGAAGACGGTTTGGCTCACCTCCGAAGCGAACAGATCGGATTTATCTTTCAGTCCCACTATTTGCTCAATGAGTTTACCTGTCTTGAAAATGCATTGATGCCGATCACAATTCGGCACGGGGAACCCAACAATGAGCAAACTGCGCGAGTTCTGGAACTTCTGCACCGAGTTGGATAA
- a CDS encoding ATP-binding cassette domain-containing protein: MSGGQNQRCAIVHSLANSPKIILADEPTGNLDRNSGEEVFSLMREMNRERGVAFVMITHDDRLAQQADRILLIEYGQTIEMSKADHSRIYA; this comes from the coding sequence ATGAGTGGCGGCCAAAACCAGCGATGCGCAATCGTCCACTCGCTCGCAAATTCTCCTAAGATCATTCTGGCTGATGAACCAACGGGCAACCTAGATCGAAATTCAGGTGAAGAAGTTTTTAGTTTGATGCGGGAGATGAACAGAGAAAGAGGTGTTGCGTTTGTGATGATCACCCATGACGACCGGCTGGCACAACAAGCCGACCGCATTTTGCTTATCGAGTACGGGCAAACCATCGAAATGAGCAAAGCCGATCATAGTCGCATATATGCTTGA
- a CDS encoding phosphorylase, whose protein sequence is MAKLSFSKSDFFKNIFNQNENYDPIRGELYSVERLEQFAAILANEHKSVDFPKRFQKLHPRLEDNREVLIAAYYSLANAIREERAVSQAAEWLVDNFHIVEEQLREIQEDLPAGFYRELPKLSEGEFAGFPRIYAVAMSIIAHTDSRLEVDTLARFLRAYQAVTPLTIGELWAVAITLRFALVENLRRLAQLIVVAREEREEADDLADELLELANTRPNEVLPLLKKRLGKRTTFGSAYVEQFTRQLRDQDLLIAAGYKWLSDRLNKQGTSIHEIVDAEYQRQATTQVTIGNAITSMRLLSTIDWNTFFENVSLIDPLLQTDPAEVYSDMNFATRDRYRKVIERIAKRTKTDELTVADKVVELAAAALPTHAQDLRESHIGYFLIDKGVAILEKEFAYRYKFSEKLVSLILKFPAFAYLGSAAFLTVLTVTLLVSVAWHFGAGLPLIVFFALMSLIPASEMALSILNWDFTLLIPPRTLPQMETSKAIPADAQTFVVIPTLLTNESSVAGMLEKLEVYSLANNNDNIYFALLSDFGDAATEEMMEDAAILESANAGIADLNRKYRQTNGQKFHLFHRRRLWNESEQKWMGWERKRGKLEEFNGLLRGSQNTSFTIVTAEEELLRKTKFVITLDSDTQLPRDSARKLIGIASHPLNRAFFDEGLQRVTKGFGILQPRVSISLTSASRSYFARIFSGNTGIDPYTTASSDIYQDLFGEGSFTGKGLYDVDVFSAALRNRVPENCVLSHDLFEGLYARCGLVTDIELLDDFPTHFDTYSKRSHRWVRGDWQIAAWLMPWVKNGEGKNMRNELPVISRWKILDNLRRSLVAPAIFLWLLTIWTLMPGPALWWTSFIVFVLAFPVYAHLQTNIMTHPRGIPWTSHFWSVLGDVKTNTQQVLIVFAVLAYQAYSNSDAVIRTLYRVLISQKNLLEWKTAAQSEVDTKHDPASYLRSMGVAIILSIVSFILVLWFHPSVLLIAAPFLLLWMVSPLIAYRVSLRPPNIRRPLNDEQIKLARMIARRTWRFFETFVGDESHWLPPDNFQEDPQPKIAHRTSPTNIGLLLLSTISAHDFGYIGTLELTERLGLTFATLGKLEKVRGHYLNWYNTETLAPLAPRYISSVDSGNLAGHLLAVKQAVMEILNRNLLDTHVMEGLADSLQMMREEANQMGVVNRRTEGVSIKQLHSEIDASLRLLKNQPVETPDAWVKLLESLISHIEVIGDITRALTLEHGSKHFNELGFWSSDLSHQAQTFLRDIKTFIPWQEKDFSKLSQIIDRDFPSIQQEWRELTDLLNLFPSLSQLPELYEGILLRLSRITLEIESSKVGGTGFDAADNALKILMSKVKKAEQSALGTLANLNSYASQSSEIVKEMNFDFLLDEERKVFVIGYNVDKEKRDNSFYDLLASESRLASFVAIAKDEVEQEHWFRLGRSLTPVDSSRALVSWTGTMFEYLMPLLVMHDYEETLLSQTYKAVVQRQIEYGAKNSVPWGISECAFNARDLQLNYQYQAFGVPGLGLKRGLSEDLVVAPYATALAAAISPNEAMNNLRHLATNGMLARFGFYESIDYTTERLPHDQTFAIVKAYMAHHQGMILVALNNLVHANVIQERFHSEPLVKATELLLQERIPHGAPASHPRAEEVLSGRVVRQLSGRVTRVFNTPNTITPRVQLLSNGIYSVMVTTSGAGYSTHKDIAVTRWREDTTRDLWGSFVYLRNVESGDVWSGGYQPLGRKPEFYEVAFSEDKAVIKRSDGHTDTRTEIIVSPEDNAEIRRVAVTNNSSKAIEIEVTSYAEIVLAPPKADAAHPAFSNLSIETEFNSDENSLIAKRRPRAETDEPIWAIHTIATDAETVGAVQYETDRARFLGRGHDTRGPRAVIENRPLSNTVGSVLDPIFSLRCCMRIEPRETACVTFSTAVAASHDEALRLADKYHDVSIFDREATLAWTRSQVEMRHLNIEPESAYLFQRLAAHILYTDVTLRSRPGVLKLNTKAQSDLWPYGIGGDLPVVLVRINRAEDLPLARQMLNAHEYLRLKGLIFDLVILNDNAQSYMQTLQDELTRIVRTSGEANLLDKTGGIFLRRTDQIPEADRILLHVVARVVIVGERGGLEDELLRKTVETSLPRPFVAKSPNRHYPEPATPQPELSFFNGLGGFGQEGKEYVTVLGDGQWTPAPWLNVIANNSEFGFQVSETGSGFTWSVNSRENRLTPWSNDAVSDPPGEVIYLRDEESGSVWTPTALPIRESEPYTIKHGQGYTIFEHPRHGISQELVQFVPLDATVKISLLRLHNRTGRRRKLSITSYSELVLGFDRSQTAPFIITVIDDTNSFIRARNPYNNEFAGRVAFVATSAKLTSFTCDRKEFVGRNGSLEDPAALKREKLSGRIGAGLDPCAALQTMIELEPDEVREIVFLIGECESNEEAEKTVKKFTALNTVKESFAAVTAYWDDLLGAIEVRTPEASLDTIVNRWLLCQSLACRVWARSAFYQSGGAFGFRDQLQDVMSLVYTKPEIAREQILLAAAHQFEEGDVQHWWHPPSDRGVRTRFSDDLLWLPFVASFYVNVTGDQLVFDEMVSFVEAPLLVEGQDDSYTKPTTSVQTATLFEHCARAVDHSLATGINGLPLMGSGDWNDGMSSVGNKGLGESVWVGWFLINTLKEFTPFCKVRGEEDRNAIYLKHAEDLKSALEKNAWDGNWFRRAYFDDGTPLGSAENEECKIDSIAQSWSVISGGANPQQAARAMASVDEYLIRRGDGLILLFTPPFDKSPVNPGYIKGYLPGVRENGGQYTHAAIWTVIAFAMLGDGDKAGELFALLNPINHASTRAGLHKYKVEPYVVAGDVYNELNHIGRGGWTWYTGAASWMYRAALESILGFHLQGDVLTIEPCIPRSWRSFEINYRREKTLFKIKVENPSGICSGVAVVRLDGTILPSGDIPLIQDGQTHEISVVMGDSENPERD, encoded by the coding sequence ATGGCGAAGCTATCTTTTTCGAAGTCCGATTTTTTTAAGAATATTTTTAATCAAAACGAGAATTATGATCCGATTCGCGGTGAGCTCTATAGCGTCGAACGCCTAGAACAGTTTGCGGCCATTCTGGCGAACGAGCATAAATCGGTTGACTTCCCTAAACGATTTCAGAAATTACACCCACGACTTGAAGATAATCGCGAGGTGCTGATTGCGGCCTACTATTCTCTGGCTAATGCTATTCGTGAAGAACGAGCAGTATCTCAGGCAGCAGAGTGGCTTGTGGACAACTTTCACATTGTTGAGGAACAACTGCGTGAGATTCAAGAGGATCTTCCCGCTGGTTTCTATCGTGAGCTGCCAAAACTGTCGGAAGGAGAGTTTGCCGGGTTTCCGCGAATATATGCGGTCGCCATGTCGATCATCGCCCACACTGACAGCCGACTCGAGGTTGACACGCTTGCTAGATTTCTTCGAGCTTATCAGGCGGTCACACCGTTAACGATCGGTGAATTATGGGCGGTCGCGATCACGCTCCGCTTTGCATTGGTAGAAAATCTGCGCAGATTGGCCCAACTCATCGTTGTCGCACGCGAAGAGCGTGAAGAAGCTGACGATCTCGCGGATGAATTGTTGGAACTCGCTAACACGCGACCGAATGAAGTCTTGCCATTATTGAAAAAAAGGTTGGGCAAAAGAACGACGTTCGGAAGCGCGTATGTGGAGCAGTTCACCCGTCAATTACGCGATCAGGACCTTTTAATTGCTGCCGGATATAAATGGCTGTCAGATCGGCTCAATAAACAAGGGACGAGCATACACGAGATTGTTGATGCGGAATATCAGCGTCAGGCTACCACCCAGGTCACGATCGGAAATGCCATCACGAGTATGCGTTTGCTCTCAACGATCGACTGGAACACTTTTTTTGAGAATGTCAGTTTGATCGACCCACTGCTCCAAACGGATCCTGCCGAAGTCTATTCGGACATGAACTTTGCCACGCGTGACCGTTACCGCAAAGTTATTGAGAGGATCGCGAAACGGACGAAAACAGACGAGTTAACGGTTGCGGACAAAGTTGTTGAACTGGCTGCCGCAGCACTTCCGACACACGCTCAGGATCTGAGAGAATCTCATATCGGCTATTTTCTGATAGATAAGGGTGTGGCAATCCTCGAAAAGGAATTTGCCTACCGTTATAAATTCTCTGAAAAGCTGGTCTCCCTTATCCTCAAGTTTCCTGCATTTGCCTACCTTGGTTCTGCAGCATTTTTGACAGTTTTAACCGTCACCTTGCTAGTATCCGTTGCATGGCATTTTGGAGCGGGTTTGCCGCTTATCGTGTTCTTTGCCCTAATGTCTTTGATCCCGGCGAGTGAAATGGCCTTGAGCATTCTGAACTGGGATTTCACTCTATTGATCCCACCGCGGACTCTGCCTCAAATGGAGACTTCCAAAGCGATACCGGCCGACGCTCAAACCTTCGTTGTGATTCCCACTCTTTTAACAAACGAATCGAGTGTTGCCGGCATGCTTGAAAAGCTCGAGGTTTACAGCCTGGCCAATAATAACGACAACATATATTTTGCCCTGCTCAGTGATTTTGGAGATGCCGCGACTGAAGAAATGATGGAAGATGCGGCAATTCTAGAATCCGCAAACGCTGGAATCGCAGATTTAAATCGAAAATATAGACAGACCAATGGTCAGAAATTTCACCTTTTCCATCGTCGACGCCTGTGGAATGAAAGCGAACAAAAATGGATGGGCTGGGAGCGTAAACGCGGAAAACTCGAAGAATTTAATGGATTGCTTCGTGGTAGCCAAAATACCAGCTTCACGATCGTAACAGCGGAAGAAGAGCTCCTTAGAAAAACAAAATTCGTAATAACTCTGGATTCAGATACCCAACTGCCGCGTGATTCGGCCCGCAAACTCATCGGCATTGCATCCCATCCGCTAAATCGGGCCTTTTTTGATGAGGGTCTTCAGCGGGTAACTAAAGGATTTGGCATTTTGCAGCCGCGGGTCAGCATCTCGCTGACAAGTGCGTCCCGGTCTTATTTTGCCCGGATATTTTCTGGAAATACGGGCATTGATCCATACACTACTGCCTCTTCGGATATCTATCAAGACCTATTTGGTGAGGGAAGCTTCACTGGCAAGGGGCTTTATGACGTCGACGTCTTTTCAGCAGCGTTGAGAAACCGGGTGCCCGAGAACTGCGTCCTCAGCCATGACCTCTTCGAGGGTCTATATGCTCGATGTGGTTTAGTAACCGATATCGAACTGCTCGACGATTTTCCGACGCATTTTGATACATATTCAAAGCGCTCGCATCGTTGGGTTCGTGGCGATTGGCAGATTGCGGCCTGGCTTATGCCGTGGGTCAAGAACGGCGAAGGTAAGAATATGCGGAACGAGCTGCCTGTAATCTCGCGTTGGAAGATTCTCGATAATCTACGTCGTAGCCTGGTAGCTCCCGCCATTTTTTTGTGGCTTCTGACCATTTGGACCCTAATGCCCGGGCCTGCCTTATGGTGGACGTCCTTCATCGTCTTCGTTTTAGCCTTTCCCGTTTACGCTCATTTGCAGACCAATATAATGACGCATCCCCGGGGTATTCCGTGGACGAGTCATTTTTGGAGTGTTTTGGGCGATGTAAAGACCAACACACAGCAGGTATTGATCGTCTTTGCCGTGCTGGCTTATCAGGCATATTCGAATTCTGACGCGGTCATTCGCACTCTATATCGCGTACTGATATCCCAAAAGAATCTGCTCGAGTGGAAGACGGCCGCGCAAAGCGAGGTTGATACGAAACACGACCCCGCTTCTTACCTGCGATCAATGGGAGTCGCGATTATTTTATCCATCGTCAGCTTCATACTGGTTCTCTGGTTTCATCCCTCAGTTTTGCTGATCGCCGCTCCATTCTTACTTCTATGGATGGTTTCGCCTCTAATCGCGTATCGGGTAAGTCTACGTCCGCCAAACATACGGCGCCCCCTAAACGATGAGCAGATAAAACTGGCAAGAATGATAGCCAGGCGAACGTGGCGCTTTTTTGAGACGTTTGTTGGTGACGAGTCGCATTGGCTGCCGCCTGACAATTTTCAGGAAGACCCGCAGCCGAAGATCGCTCACCGCACTTCGCCCACAAATATTGGCCTTTTGCTGCTGTCGACAATTTCTGCTCATGATTTTGGTTATATAGGCACGCTTGAGTTGACCGAAAGACTAGGACTTACGTTTGCCACGCTTGGAAAGCTCGAAAAAGTCCGCGGACACTACCTAAACTGGTATAACACTGAAACGCTCGCGCCACTTGCCCCTCGCTATATTTCCAGTGTGGACAGCGGGAATCTCGCCGGTCACTTGCTGGCCGTCAAGCAAGCCGTTATGGAGATCTTGAATCGTAATTTGCTCGACACGCACGTAATGGAAGGACTCGCCGATTCACTCCAAATGATGCGTGAAGAAGCAAATCAGATGGGGGTAGTCAATCGGCGTACCGAAGGGGTTAGCATTAAACAGCTTCATTCGGAGATCGACGCCAGTCTCCGACTGTTAAAAAATCAACCGGTAGAAACACCTGATGCCTGGGTAAAATTGCTGGAATCCCTGATATCTCATATCGAGGTCATAGGGGATATCACACGGGCTCTGACTCTGGAACACGGCAGCAAACATTTTAACGAGTTAGGATTCTGGTCGTCGGATCTATCGCATCAAGCTCAGACATTTCTCCGGGACATCAAAACTTTTATTCCCTGGCAGGAAAAGGACTTTTCCAAATTGTCCCAGATAATCGACCGTGATTTTCCCTCAATTCAGCAGGAATGGAGGGAACTAACGGATCTTTTAAATCTATTCCCTTCGTTATCTCAACTCCCCGAACTTTACGAGGGCATTTTGCTTCGACTCTCCCGGATTACATTGGAGATCGAGAGTTCGAAGGTAGGCGGAACAGGATTTGACGCCGCAGACAACGCTCTCAAGATTCTGATGTCTAAGGTCAAGAAGGCCGAGCAATCGGCCCTCGGGACGCTGGCAAATCTGAATTCCTACGCTTCGCAAAGCTCAGAGATCGTCAAAGAAATGAACTTTGATTTTCTTCTGGATGAGGAACGAAAGGTGTTTGTCATCGGTTACAACGTGGACAAGGAAAAGCGTGACAATTCGTTTTATGATCTGCTTGCCTCCGAATCTCGGTTAGCCAGTTTTGTCGCCATTGCGAAGGACGAGGTCGAGCAGGAACATTGGTTTCGCCTGGGGCGATCACTGACCCCGGTAGACTCAAGCCGTGCACTAGTCTCCTGGACCGGCACGATGTTCGAATACCTGATGCCGCTCCTCGTGATGCACGACTATGAAGAGACGCTACTAAGTCAGACCTACAAGGCCGTCGTGCAAAGACAGATCGAGTATGGTGCGAAGAACAGCGTTCCATGGGGTATCTCGGAGTGTGCGTTCAATGCCCGGGATCTACAACTAAATTACCAATATCAGGCATTTGGTGTTCCGGGACTGGGACTAAAACGTGGTTTGAGTGAAGATCTAGTCGTTGCTCCCTACGCTACCGCACTGGCCGCAGCGATCTCTCCGAACGAAGCGATGAACAACCTTCGCCATCTCGCAACAAATGGGATGCTCGCCCGTTTCGGCTTTTACGAATCTATCGATTACACGACGGAACGCCTGCCGCATGATCAAACCTTTGCGATCGTAAAGGCATACATGGCCCATCATCAGGGAATGATCCTAGTTGCGCTTAACAATCTGGTTCACGCCAATGTCATACAGGAACGTTTCCATTCCGAACCTCTCGTTAAAGCAACTGAGTTACTGCTGCAGGAGCGGATTCCACACGGAGCTCCGGCCTCTCATCCGCGTGCCGAAGAGGTGCTGTCGGGGCGTGTGGTTCGGCAACTTTCCGGACGGGTGACACGGGTTTTCAACACCCCCAACACGATTACGCCGCGCGTTCAGCTTCTGTCCAACGGCATATATTCCGTTATGGTAACTACCTCCGGGGCCGGTTATTCAACGCACAAGGATATTGCCGTAACGCGTTGGCGTGAAGATACTACACGAGATCTTTGGGGCAGTTTCGTCTATTTGCGTAATGTGGAAAGCGGAGACGTTTGGTCGGGCGGCTATCAGCCGTTAGGCCGTAAGCCGGAATTTTACGAAGTAGCCTTTTCCGAAGATAAAGCGGTGATCAAAAGAAGTGACGGCCATACCGACACACGCACAGAAATAATTGTTTCACCCGAAGACAACGCCGAAATTCGGCGTGTTGCAGTTACCAATAATTCGTCAAAAGCGATAGAGATAGAGGTCACAAGTTACGCGGAAATTGTTTTGGCACCGCCAAAAGCCGATGCCGCGCATCCTGCGTTCAGCAACCTATCTATTGAAACGGAGTTTAATTCCGACGAAAATTCCCTCATCGCCAAACGGCGTCCGCGGGCCGAAACGGATGAACCTATCTGGGCAATACACACGATCGCGACCGACGCCGAAACCGTAGGAGCCGTCCAGTATGAAACCGATCGGGCCCGGTTCCTGGGACGTGGACATGATACTCGCGGGCCGAGGGCTGTAATAGAAAACCGCCCACTTTCAAATACAGTGGGATCGGTGCTGGACCCGATCTTTTCATTGCGATGCTGCATGCGTATCGAGCCCCGCGAAACGGCTTGCGTGACATTTTCAACGGCGGTCGCGGCCTCGCATGACGAGGCGTTGCGGCTTGCCGATAAATATCATGACGTTAGCATCTTCGATCGTGAAGCTACATTGGCGTGGACGCGTTCACAGGTCGAAATGCGCCATTTGAACATTGAGCCGGAGAGTGCATATTTATTTCAGCGCCTTGCCGCTCACATCCTCTACACAGATGTTACCCTCCGATCCCGTCCGGGTGTCTTGAAACTAAATACCAAAGCACAGTCGGACCTCTGGCCGTATGGAATCGGGGGCGACCTACCCGTCGTTCTTGTTCGCATCAACCGTGCCGAAGACCTGCCGCTTGCCCGTCAGATGCTGAATGCTCACGAATATTTGCGGCTGAAGGGGCTAATCTTTGATCTGGTCATCCTTAATGACAACGCGCAGAGCTATATGCAGACGCTTCAGGATGAATTGACAAGAATTGTCCGTACGAGCGGCGAAGCGAATCTGCTGGATAAAACCGGAGGGATCTTTCTAAGAAGAACGGATCAAATACCAGAAGCCGACCGCATTCTTCTCCATGTTGTTGCCCGTGTAGTTATCGTGGGCGAGCGTGGCGGCCTGGAAGACGAACTTTTACGTAAAACCGTCGAGACATCTTTGCCGAGGCCTTTTGTCGCCAAAAGTCCGAATCGACACTATCCTGAACCAGCGACGCCGCAGCCAGAACTATCCTTTTTTAATGGCCTCGGTGGATTTGGTCAGGAGGGCAAGGAGTATGTCACGGTTTTGGGTGACGGGCAATGGACACCGGCTCCCTGGCTGAATGTGATCGCTAACAACAGCGAGTTTGGTTTTCAGGTTTCGGAAACGGGATCGGGATTTACGTGGTCGGTAAACAGCCGCGAAAATAGACTCACGCCGTGGTCCAACGACGCCGTCAGCGATCCGCCCGGCGAAGTAATTTACCTGCGAGATGAAGAATCGGGGTCGGTTTGGACACCCACAGCCCTACCAATTCGGGAATCGGAACCGTATACGATCAAACATGGTCAGGGCTACACCATCTTTGAGCATCCGCGCCATGGTATTTCCCAGGAGCTCGTTCAATTTGTTCCGCTCGATGCAACCGTAAAGATATCTCTGTTGAGGCTCCACAATCGAACCGGCCGCAGGCGAAAGTTATCCATTACGAGCTACAGTGAACTTGTCCTGGGTTTTGACCGCAGCCAAACGGCGCCGTTCATTATTACCGTAATCGACGACACAAACAGCTTTATCCGCGCACGGAATCCATACAATAATGAGTTTGCCGGACGCGTTGCCTTTGTTGCGACGAGCGCGAAATTAACCTCGTTCACGTGCGATCGAAAGGAGTTTGTGGGCCGAAACGGGAGCCTGGAAGATCCCGCTGCCCTGAAACGCGAAAAGTTGTCGGGCCGTATTGGTGCCGGCCTGGATCCTTGCGCTGCACTGCAGACAATGATCGAACTCGAACCCGACGAAGTACGGGAGATCGTATTTTTGATAGGCGAATGCGAATCGAACGAGGAAGCAGAAAAGACCGTTAAAAAGTTTACGGCACTGAACACTGTTAAAGAGTCATTCGCCGCCGTCACGGCTTATTGGGACGATCTGCTAGGTGCGATCGAAGTGCGTACCCCAGAAGCGTCTCTAGATACGATAGTAAACCGTTGGCTCTTGTGCCAATCACTCGCTTGCCGCGTCTGGGCACGCTCCGCATTTTATCAATCCGGCGGGGCTTTTGGGTTTCGCGACCAATTGCAGGACGTAATGTCGTTAGTTTATACGAAGCCCGAGATAGCTCGTGAGCAGATCCTGCTCGCTGCGGCCCATCAATTTGAAGAAGGCGACGTGCAGCATTGGTGGCATCCGCCATCGGATAGGGGTGTTCGCACACGTTTCTCAGATGACCTTTTATGGTTGCCATTCGTCGCAAGCTTTTACGTCAATGTTACAGGCGATCAGTTAGTCTTCGACGAGATGGTTTCATTTGTTGAGGCTCCGTTGCTTGTTGAAGGACAGGACGACTCTTACACCAAGCCGACAACTTCCGTGCAAACCGCGACCCTGTTTGAACACTGTGCCCGAGCCGTCGACCATAGTCTCGCGACCGGCATAAACGGATTGCCCCTAATGGGATCAGGCGACTGGAACGACGGGATGAGCAGCGTTGGTAACAAGGGACTGGGCGAAAGCGTCTGGGTCGGCTGGTTTTTGATCAACACACTAAAAGAGTTCACGCCCTTTTGTAAGGTCCGGGGCGAAGAAGATCGAAACGCAATATATCTTAAACATGCGGAAGATCTGAAAAGCGCCCTTGAGAAGAACGCCTGGGACGGAAATTGGTTTCGCCGAGCATATTTTGACGACGGCACCCCGCTTGGATCAGCTGAAAACGAGGAATGCAAGATCGACTCCATCGCGCAGTCCTGGAGCGTTATCTCGGGCGGGGCGAACCCGCAGCAGGCAGCGCGCGCAATGGCATCGGTTGACGAATATTTGATACGGCGTGGCGACGGCTTAATACTTCTGTTTACGCCGCCCTTCGATAAAAGTCCTGTGAATCCCGGTTATATTAAAGGCTACCTTCCCGGTGTTCGTGAGAATGGCGGACAATACACTCACGCCGCGATCTGGACGGTCATCGCTTTTGCAATGCTCGGTGACGGAGACAAAGCCGGCGAACTTTTCGCTTTACTTAATCCGATCAACCATGCTTCTACACGCGCGGGCCTTCACAAATATAAGGTCGAGCCGTATGTCGTGGCGGGTGACGTGTATAACGAACTAAATCACATCGGCCGCGGCGGCTGGACCTGGTACACAGGCGCAGCCAGTTGGATGTATCGCGCGGCACTAGAATCGATACTTGGTTTTCATCTTCAGGGAGACGTTCTAACAATTGAGCCCTGTATTCCCCGAAGCTGGCGCAGTTTTGAGATTAACTATCGCCGGGAAAAAACGCTATTTAAGATAAAGGTAGAAAACCCATCTGGCATTTGCAGCGGCGTAGCAGTGGTTCGCCTTGATGGAACGATATTACCATCGGGGGATATTCCTTTGATCCAAGACGGGCAAACCCATGAGATATCCGTTGTTATGGGAGATTCTGAGAACCCCGAGCGGGATTAG